Below is a genomic region from Pseudomonadota bacterium.
TTCAACCTGTCAAGTTAGGAGAGGTGGGTGAAATGGTAGTGACTACACTCCGCAAGGAAGCAGCGCCCCTTGTCCGTTATAGAACGAGAGACCTTACAAGGTTGATAATCGAAAAATGTCCCTGCGGAAGCATTATGCCCATGCATGACAGGATTTTGGGCAGGTCAGATGATATGTTTATATTCAGGGCGGTAAACATTTATCCAAGCCAGATTGACCTCATCCTTTCAAATATAAAAGGGGTTGGAAGTGAATTCCAGGTCATCCTTGATAGAAAGGCGGACGGGAAGGATTACATGACAATTAAGGTGGAAAGGGCAAATGATGCCTCTCAAAAGGATGATGAGAAGGTGAAGAAGGTTATCGAGCGGGAGATAAAGAAACAGATACTTGTCAGCGGGGATATTGAGATAGTCGACTATGCGGGATTACCGAGGTCAGAGAGAAAAACAAAAAGGGTGTTTGATAACCGAGACTGAAAAGCATTGTTAACACCAGGATTCAAGGGACCATGGGGTCAAGGGGTCAAGCACTTTAAAACCACTTGAATCCTTCCTGCCTGGCTGGCAGACAGGGAATCCTCGAACCCTTGAACCCTTTATTTTTTAAGAAAAGGGGGTTATCTTGAAACGATACGAGTACCATAAACCAGGGACTATTAAAGAAGCAATTAAACTGATGGGGACCCTTGACGGGGCACAGTACATTGCTGGCGGGACTGATGTTATGGTCTTGCTCAGGCAGAAGAAGATTGCACCTAATAATTTGATTTCTTTGAGGAATATAAGCGGCCTTTCTTATATAGACAAACAGAAAGGCTTGCGTATCGGGAGTGGTACCACCCATGGCGAGATAGAGAATAATGACTTTATCCAGAGCCACTATACAGCCCTTTATGATGCCACCAGTAACCTTGGCTCCATCCAGATAAGGAATGTTGCCACAATTGGCGGCAACATTTGCAATGCCGCACCCTCAGCCGACACGGCATGTCCTCTCCTTGTCCTTGATGCAAATGTAGCTATCCTTGGACAAAAGGGCGAACGAGAGGTTACGATTGACGATTTCTTTTTGGGGCCGGGCAAAACAGTCCTTGAAAAAGGGGAATTGGTAAAAGAGTTTGCTATGCCCCTTTTTGGAGATAATACAGGTTCTGCATATATTAAGCATACGAGGAGAAAGGCAATGGACCTTCCCATCTTAGGGATAGGGGTGAGGATTACCATCTCTATAGGTAAGAGCGGGGGCGAAGTCCGCTGTAAAGACATGCTCTGTACCATTGAAAGCATATCGAATGTACTTGCCCGGTTTGAGGATGAAGAACTCAAATGTGAGGATGTAAGGATTGCAATGGGTGTTGTTGCACCAAGACCTATAAGGGCAAAAAAGGCCGAAGAGGCCCTTAAGGGTAAGGTTATTTCTGAAAAGTTGTTTGAAAAGGTAAGTGAGATTGCGGCGAATGAGGCATCTCCCAGGGACAGCGTAAGAGGAGAGGCGTGGTACAGGAGAGAGATGATAAAGGTGCTTGTCAAGAGGGCCATTATGAGATCGATTGATAGGATAATCAGGCCGGATGACACGGTCTATCCTGAGAGACTTTGGTAAGGGGGAGACATGAAAAAGGAGATAGTCTTTATTTTGAATGGCGAGGAAGTGAAGGTGGAGGTGGAACCTGAATGGACCTTGCTTTATTTTCTAAGAGAGGTTTATGGGCTTACAGGAACAAAAGAAGGATGTGGGTATGGGGAGTGCGGTGCCTGCACGGTGATTATAAATGACAAGGCCATTAATTCATGTTTATACCCTGTACTTGAGGTCGAGGGTAAAAACGTTACGACCATAGAAGGGCTTCTCTCAAAGGATGGAGAACTGCATCCCTTGCAGAAGGCATTTATTGAGCAGGGGGCAGTTCAGTGTGGTTTTTGCACACCCGGCATGATTATGGCTGCAAAGGCCTTACTTGATGAGAAAAAAAAACCTACAGAGGATGATATAAAGGAATCTATCGCAGGCAACCTTTGCAGGTGTACGGGCTATGTGAAGATTATTGATGCGATAAAAACTGTTGTGGGTGGGAGGTGATTATGGAAGAGTTTCTAACGGTTGGAAAAAGGATCCCCAAGATGGATGCCCCTCAAAAGGTAACAGGTAGCGCCATATACATACAGGATTTGAAAATACCCGGGATGCTCTACGGTAAGATCCTCTACAGCAAATATCCCCATGCGAAGATACTGAAGATAGACACCTCAAGGGTAGAGAAATTACCAGGCGTGAAGGCCGTAATTACAGGTTATAACACCCCGCCCTTCAAGTTTGGTTTTTTCAAGGATAATCCGCCCCTTAAAACAGGTAAGGTCCTCTCCATGAGGGATGAACTGGCGGCTGTTGCTGCGATCGACCCTCAGATTGCAGAGGAAGCCCTTGAGCTTATAGATATCGAATATGAAGAACTTCCTGGCATCTTTGACCCCCTCGAAGCCATGAAAGAAGGTGCCCCGATACTGCACGAAGGGCTGAAATCAAATATACTGAAATTGCCATGGAGGCTAATCTGTGGTGATGTTGATGCGGCAAAGGCAGATTCAGCCTACATTGTGGAGGATACATTTTCAACACAATGGGTTACCCATTGCTGCCTGGGTACAAGCGGTTGTATTGCCTTATTTGATATGAACAATAATCTCACGATGTATAGCAATACACAGATCCCCTATCTTGCCCAGAGGGATTATATCGATGCCCTAGGTGCCTTTGGTTTGAAGAACAAAAGGGTGAGGGTAATCCAGTGTGTAATAGGTGGTGGATTCGGGAGTAAACTCGATACATATGCGTATGAATACATCGCTATCCTACTTGCATTGAAGGCAAGAAAACCAGTCAAGGTCGTGTTCTCAAGGGAGGAAGAATTTTTTGCTACATCACCGAGGCAGAACACCATTACAAAGATATCCCATGGATGTACGAAAGAAGGGACGTTACTATTCAGAGAGATACACATGATACTCGATAACGGTGCATATACATCCTGGGGTGCAACAACCCCTTCGGTGATGATGATGCCAATCTCATCCCTTTACAAGGTGCCCAATATCAAATACATAGCACAGTGTGTATATACAAATAATACTTACAGCCAGGCAATGAGGGGCTATGGCAACCCGCAGGCAACCTTTGCGATAGAATCTTCTATAGAGCAACTGGCAGAGAAGGCTGGCATTGACTCTTATGAGTTCAGGCTTAAGAATGCGAACGAACCAGGTGAGATAACACCCCAGAATTTCAAGATTACAAGCTGCGGCATGAAGGAATGTATCGATGCGGTGGTGAAAAAGCTTGACTGGCAGTCAAAGAAGGGAAGACATGACGGCAGGGGCGTGGGAATGGCCTCCCTCATACATGTCGGGGGAGGTGCAAGGGT
It encodes:
- a CDS encoding xanthine dehydrogenase family protein subunit M, translated to MKRYEYHKPGTIKEAIKLMGTLDGAQYIAGGTDVMVLLRQKKIAPNNLISLRNISGLSYIDKQKGLRIGSGTTHGEIENNDFIQSHYTALYDATSNLGSIQIRNVATIGGNICNAAPSADTACPLLVLDANVAILGQKGEREVTIDDFFLGPGKTVLEKGELVKEFAMPLFGDNTGSAYIKHTRRKAMDLPILGIGVRITISIGKSGGEVRCKDMLCTIESISNVLARFEDEELKCEDVRIAMGVVAPRPIRAKKAEEALKGKVISEKLFEKVSEIAANEASPRDSVRGEAWYRREMIKVLVKRAIMRSIDRIIRPDDTVYPERLW
- a CDS encoding (2Fe-2S)-binding protein; this encodes MKKEIVFILNGEEVKVEVEPEWTLLYFLREVYGLTGTKEGCGYGECGACTVIINDKAINSCLYPVLEVEGKNVTTIEGLLSKDGELHPLQKAFIEQGAVQCGFCTPGMIMAAKALLDEKKKPTEDDIKESIAGNLCRCTGYVKIIDAIKTVVGGR
- a CDS encoding xanthine dehydrogenase family protein molybdopterin-binding subunit, producing MEEFLTVGKRIPKMDAPQKVTGSAIYIQDLKIPGMLYGKILYSKYPHAKILKIDTSRVEKLPGVKAVITGYNTPPFKFGFFKDNPPLKTGKVLSMRDELAAVAAIDPQIAEEALELIDIEYEELPGIFDPLEAMKEGAPILHEGLKSNILKLPWRLICGDVDAAKADSAYIVEDTFSTQWVTHCCLGTSGCIALFDMNNNLTMYSNTQIPYLAQRDYIDALGAFGLKNKRVRVIQCVIGGGFGSKLDTYAYEYIAILLALKARKPVKVVFSREEEFFATSPRQNTITKISHGCTKEGTLLFREIHMILDNGAYTSWGATTPSVMMMPISSLYKVPNIKYIAQCVYTNNTYSQAMRGYGNPQATFAIESSIEQLAEKAGIDSYEFRLKNANEPGEITPQNFKITSCGMKECIDAVVKKLDWQSKKGRHDGRGVGMASLIHVGGGARVYKSDGCGTMIKIDDYGKIDIFTGSSEIGQGSETIIAQIVAEVLGVNVDDINVINNDTDVCPWDVGAHASRTTFVAGNSALGAAKKIKAQVLEIASKSLGESPEVLDIRNGVIFSTKDKEKNIPLGKVLRKTHYASGGKMLMAEYFYDPANENFDKDFKGNLSMSYAYGVHGVEVEVDKETGEVRVLKYIAAHDVGRAINPMLLEGQIYGGGLMGLGYALSERMIFRDGRLMNANFLDYKMLTAKDVPPVEAVIVETDEKDGPFGAKGIGEPGLVPTAPAIANAIYDAVGVRIKDLPITPEKILKALKEKETKKQ